The Oncorhynchus kisutch isolate 150728-3 linkage group LG14, Okis_V2, whole genome shotgun sequence genomic sequence AAGAGCAATATTCCTTCAAAACAAATTCCGGGACTGAGccaatttcaggtctgctgagcgcagaACGTTGTGAACATTCTGTGCATTTTCCTGCTCGCGTTTACTGTGAGCACTGAGGCTGTATCCGCTTTAagttagttttaacagtggccatgtAGTTTACAATGGacaaaatgcatcccataacattttaacatggcaatagctgttctatcattcagcctataGTAGCAGACAATGTGtagtgttcaatgtaggccttcAATCCATGAGACTTGCaaggcttgacattaacctgtttatccacttgtccttgaGACAAGAACGTGACTGAAAATGCTGTTGTGGTGTTTGATGtaaaaccactttacaaaataaaatgcattattattatcATACCATTATtagagagaatcagacaaatgacTACCCTctgctacttagcttattcaagcctgtctcaaaatacaacactgcccctttaatacAAAACAAATgctctttacctgacttgcttttaaaaaatgtgtagaaatgtacatgttttgtgcCCTTGTAGGAAGCagtcccctattgctgactacaaattatctataactgggctatcaactcactaactagcaaaggatataaACATGCATGGCTACATGCAGCTtccgctttgatctcaaaacaagctcaTCTACTCACGACCTTCTCATGCTGTAAACACgatccagttcaaagtaaatggcacaggtccatatatggcaatggtctatttgcatataggcctactgcagctctgattgtttaTGCCTCACCTCTCTGTGCACAGTACGGCCTGAGTAGTGCGTGTCAATGCAATAGACTCCTACCTCAGATGCGTTATGCCCACAACAAAATATATTGCGTAGTtggttttgtttcggtatgttttATTGAAAGTGactaatattgcattgattcgatCACAGTTGCCACAGTAAAGAGaaacattgatagtgttaacagAGAAAACTCTAGTACGgtgatcactttctgagtcaagatctACCACTCAAATTTTAGTTTAGGGAGAACAGTGCTGAAGAGACATGGCCATTCAGTGACTACCTTGTTGCACATACACCTCTCATACAGTACTGGTTCATTGTCTACAGTGCCGCTCCGAGTCCAGCCGTTCGGACGACATCTCCAGTtgcgaggaggaagaggacgaaCCCATGTCCTTCTCCCcggcctcctcctcttcctgtcatCAGCCTCCCCCCACACTCCAATTGGAGGGCTCACCGGCGCCCCACTTCCTGCCCGGCAGCCCTGCCCAGTGGAGTGTGGAGGAAGTGTCTCAGTTCATATCATCTCTGCAAGGTCGGTACCACAGAtgagctatatactgtagacGCCATTGGTTGATACAGTTCAGAAGGACATGTGTTGTCATGCAACAACACAAAAAATTCTACTCTCTTTGTGACTTTTGAAATCTTTAAAACAGTTATCGtacttgtttttttgtgtttttttaatcCCAGTATTATTCTATGATAATACGATTGCTATTGTATTTTCACCATTGTAAATGCAATTCATGTTATTGTCTTGCttaccatctccccctctctctctctctctctctctctctctctctctcgccctctcttacTCCCaacttccctctttctctccatctctcctccttttctcctctcgcAGACTGTGAGGAGCTGGCGGCCCATTTCCTGTCCCAGGAGATTGATGGACAGGCCCTGCTGCTGCTCAGAGAGGAGCATCTCATGTCCACCATGAACATCAAGCTCGGTCCCGCCCTCAAGATCTGTGCCCACATCAACAACCTGAAAGACTGAGAGGAAGGATGAAAGGAGCAAAGGAGGGATTCTGAAATACTACCCCAAAataaaaggagagaaagaagggctggagagagagagagaagaggtgacaATATGGCCATTGAAAGACTTTTTAGCTGTGTTAAGTGGGGTCCCCGTTGATTTTATTATACACcatatgtacaaaagtatgtggacatcacttcaaattagttgatttggctatttcagccacacccattgctgacaggtgtataaaatcgagtacacagccatgcaatctccatagcctaacattgtcagtagaatggccttactgaagagctcagtgactttcaacatggcaccgtcataggatgccacctttccaacaagtcagtttgtcaaatttctgccctgctagagctgcccatgtttcagcatgacaatgcccccttgcacaaagcaaggtccacacagaaatggtttgtcgagatcggtgtggaagaacttgactagcctgcaaatagctctgacctcaaccccatcgaaaacctttgggatgaattgggacgcccactgcaagccaggcctaatcgcccaaacgtcagtgcccgacctcactaatgctcttgtagctgaatggaagcaagtccctgcagcaattttccaacatctagtggaaattcTTCCCTGAAGAGTTGaagttgttatagcagcaaaaggggggaccaactccatattaatgccattgattttggaatgagatgttcgacgagcaggtgtccacatacttttgtctgTGTAGTGTATTTAGTCAAAACAAACAAGACCTGGACCTTCAATGTAGAGTATTATGTTACATTATGTGAGTGAGTCAGCAAACCCTATATATGTGTGCAATGTTTGcctatatatttaaatataccTTTGTTGGCTGGACTGCCTTTGTTTACGCTGTAGAGAATCATTGCGTTATCTCTCTGTGGAAATTGTGGCCTTTTTAAGTAGTTTCGACGAGCGAAAATAGAACTAGAACGGAGTcttccgtaaaaaaaaaaaaaaaacgtgtttcATATCATTCCTTATTTTTTACGAGCAGTTATGTATGGTAAGGTCATGTAAACCAATGGACCATTGCCTTTACCAACCATTACTGGGGAGTAGCAAATATATTGGCCTAAGGATCCTTGACAAATAGAGGGTGACATTTTCTGTCCACtgaaatgagaaaaaaatgtTACAATTGGTGCACaggatttatatattttttttaaaccttccTTTTTACAATGTACGTGAGGTGGCAGCAATAATCTATGAGGATCTGAAGTACTGGTACACCTGATCCAAGTTATACCGTCCCATTGGCTACTGTAGTTTTCCAAACGTGTTTCAGATTATATGCCCTCCTGTCTATTtgaaatgtttgtgttttttgTCAAATCTTTGCAGTTTTACACACAGCATGAGCTATTTACAGTAGTGGACAGAACATGTCACCAAGGTCGTGTTCATTAAGGCATCAAACGGACgaaaactgactgaaacagggagggactacctggacttgtccaataagaaacacacattttctcgatgcatgccctaatgaacatgaccctggatTGTGGTCTTCCTCATAGCTTTCCTCATAACTTCTACCTATCCAAGGCTTTTGTTACAGAAGCAGTGACTGTGGCTATTATGAATAATCAATCATCTTATGATTAGGTGCTCTGCTAATTGTGTGTTTACGTTTTTAGCTTGGAGAAGGCGAGGTCAATTATcatgcaaaaaaataaacaaactaCTAGGACAAAATGGAGGAGTGGTCGTGCTTTTATTTTGAATCCGATTtgatgagtgttgtgtagactgaACGTTTATTGGGTGTAATAGCTAGTTGTGCTCTTTACTTTACAGTCCTTTGACTGGTTAAGACTTATGAGTGTTTTTTTTAAGGCATATTTGTTAGGCAGGGATCCCAGCTCAAATAAAGATCACTTTTCTTTGTTGAACAACAGATCCCTTAAAGGGAAATATCAAATGATGTATGATATACATGTATGGTGCATTTttcatcatcatgatgatgtggcCGGGTGACAATTTGCTTCTTAAAAGTCCAATACTGCATCTTGGAAActgctgacatgcagaacatttcTATTTGATGGCACTGTGGTTGTTTACAGGGTTAAAGTGCGAGTGACCATAGTTTGCATGTACAGTAGAAATATAGAGCTAGCGTAGGATAGAGACCCAGGTAGGGCCTTGGAAGTCACTGGCATTAGCACCTGCAGTGAATCAGGGAATCTTAATTTTGTTGTCCTTCGGAGCCACACAGATATTCAGTGGGACAGTGGACAAATATAgaaatatacatatattattCTTTAAATACACAATAtaagtatgtacagtgccttcggaaagtattcggaccccttgacttttttctatattttgttaggttacaaaGAGCCTTGTTCGAAAAATTTATGAaaaagttttttccccctcatcaatctacacacaataccccttaatgacaaagcaataacagTTTGTTAGATATTTTTTGCAGATTCATAAAAATTTTAAAAAcggaaataaaacatttacatacgttttcagaccctttactcagtactttgttgaagcacctttggcagcgcctacagcctcgagtcttctagTGTATGATGATACAAGCttgttggcacacctgtatttggggagtttctcccattcttctctgcagatcctctcaagctatttcaggttggatggggagcgtcgctgcacagatattttcaggtctctccagagatgctcgatcaagttcaagtctgggctctggctgggccactcaaggacattcagagatttgtcccaaagccactcctgcgttggcctggctgtgtgcttagggtcgtggtcctgttggaaggtgatccttcgctccagtctgaggtcctaagcgctcttgagcaggttttcagtactttgctccgttcatctttgcctcgatcatgactagtctctcagtccctgccgctgaaaagcatccccacagcatgatgctgccaccaccatgcttcaccgtagggatggtgacaggtttcttctagatgtgacgcttggcattcaggccaaagagttcaatcttggtttcatcagaccagataatcttgtctCACACGGTACGAGAGTCTTTAAGTGACCTTTGTCacactccaagcgggctgtcatatgtgccttctactgaggagtggcttcataaaggcctgattggtggagtgctgcaaagacggttttccatctggaaggttctcccatctccacagaggaactctagagctctgtcagagtgaccatcgggttcttggttacctccctgacgaagacccttctcccccgattgctcagtttggctgggcggccagctctaggaagagtcttggtggttccaaacttcttccatttaagaatgatggaagccactgtgttcttggggaccttcaatgctgcagaaatgttttggtacccttccccagatctgtgcctcgacccaatcctgtctcggagctctacggacaattccttcgaacctcatggcttggtttttgctctgacattcactgtcaactgtgggaccttatataaaccggtgtgtgcctttccaaatcatgtccaatcaattgaatttaccacaggtggactccaatgaagttgtagaaacagctcaaggatgatcattttgagtctcataccaaagggtttgaatacttatgtaaataatgtatttctgttttttgcaaAAAttattaaaaacctgttttctctttgtcattatggggtattatgcgtagattgctgaggatttttttttttttaatgcattttagaatacggctgtaacgtaacaaaatgtggaaaaagtcaaggggtctgaatacattctgaatgctGTATGTGTTAATACCTGAGTGTTTCATCAGTCTCTTACGTTGTATTGAGCATAGTAAGGGACCTAAAGATAAACTAGTCGTGCTGTTTTGACATTTAAAACGCTCTCCCAACAGTCTTCATGATAATGTGAGAAAAGCAACACTGAACGTAATGTAGACCTTGATTTAAACGACCATCGCAGGAGCCAATCAGAGAACAACGTAATTGTAGGCCTCTCCATATCCCGCCTCCCGCAGGTACTTCTCAATGTCCAGTGGTTCAGGCACTCGAAGAACTGTCCTATTGTTGGCACTCTTCTCTCCTGATTGGAGCTTCTGGATCACCTCAGCCAATGTAGGGCGCTCATGTGGAGCGAACTGGCCGCAGGACTTGATTATGGAATACCTGAAAAAAGGTACAGTAGTTTTTGTAACCAATGTAACTTGTTTTGTGGTAATCATTGTGGCCACTTCTAACAGCGTCGAAGAGAAGTATTACAGCATTGTTATAATCATGTGTTTTCTGTCATATATCAGGTCAATATTAATGTATTATTACTTAATGGGGTCTCTTACAGTGAGTTAGAACAATTAGCTGGTCTCTTCTGAGTCTTTCCTCTCTGGAGGTATTGAAGAAGATCACCGGCCATGACTTTAGGGAATGGTGGGTCACCTACAAAGTGGAGGAATAAATTATGAATTAGGGTGTGTATACAAGATAAACATTATCATAATGAGATACATATTTTTCAATTTGTGATGGTTATAGCAGTTCAGTAGACCAGTAATGATGCATTATTTATTTAGGAAAGCATTTACCTAGTGTTACTATTTCATGGAGCAGGATACCAAAAGACCAGCTGGAAAGAAGGATGGTCGGAGAGTTCATTGTTGAAGCACCAAACAAAAATCACATGTATTTTTGATCATTTGTGTAATGGATGTGTCCGATCAGGTTGGCGACTTACACGTCACTGCTTTGACTGACAGGTCTCCTTGCCAATACTTCTGGAGCCTGCCACTTCCTCATTTCAATGTTCTGCAGCTCTCCTGGAGTTCCTGCTTGTGTTTTCTTACAGTATGCCGGACCCAATCCCCACAGTTTAGCCGTTAGGTCTAGACCAACCAGCACGCTCCGAGCTCCAACGTTGCCATGGATACAGCTCTGACCGTGCAGGTATGCCTGAATACACAATTAGAGAGAATGTTGTGTTTTAATATGGCTATGTGACATTCAAGCATATGAAAGCCATTCATACAGACAAATCAAGTAGGTATGGCCAGGAGTTTTTCTAAACATAGGTAAAACTCTTGGCCCCTACCAACAGGTTCAAATCAAATGATaatttacatcagcagttgtcaccgTGCTTATACAGTTCTGAATAAGAATGATGTAATCATCCAATTGACATTTTATAACATACGCACTCAACTTGAACTATCATTTTTAATTGTAGACAAAATGACAGAGATGGATGGATCACTTGATGtgtgggaaggagagggagagagagaccaaccaGAGCAGAAGCCACTTGTCCTCCCATGGTGAAGATGCGCTGCTCTGTGATATCGCACGGGGACTCCACACCCGTGTCCTGCCAAGAAAGAGAGTTGAGTTTCCACTCACACTATCACTAAGGATCATGTCCATATTCACTGTAGTCTACATGAGTTACAGAGTGTTTGCTCAGCCTCTTGAGACCCACATACAACTAGAATTTTCAGGCAAACTGACGACAATTTACGTAAAAGTTGTGCGGGCAGATCTCTAGTTTGGGCCGTTTCCTAACATATCAGGGTAGTGTTCAGTATACTCCAgtccgtagcaaaacattttggtgaAACAATCATCTCTCTTTGGATAATTTCAAGCCGGCTACCTCTCCATTTCACTCTGTTTAAAACAGTGTTCTCCCTACTGAACACCCCCAGCTATTTGGTAACTTACAGTAGGAATAcccacagagatagatagaggactcattgTGGGTTTAAGCcgttttagcatggacattgctATTGAGGGCTTCTATCGTGCTTCGCCCATTTTCAAGTAGTAAattgggtggggattcctatgggttgcAGCCTCAATGATGCTGCCCATGTCACAgacgctataatggcacagatataacgatgagtcctctatctaactctaTGGGAGTACCATACCTGTCGACACCTCCATAGGAACCCCAGCAGGTCCCTGTGCACCAGTTCCTCCATCACGGTGATGAGGGGGGTACGTAGGGAGACCACGCCCATCAGACCAGGCAGAAAGGGGTGAGGCCCCAGCTCAGACAGGAAGGAGGCAAAGCCCAGGAAGGACTGCCGCTCGCTGTCATCAGCTTTTTCTGGGGTGAGAAAAGGTACATGTTGAGATTAACTACATTGCAGTCGGACTGCGTAGAATccctgatctacaaatcactttACATCCAAATAACTACTCCTTATACTATCAAGATTAGAGATTCTACACCTTGCCTTGCTTAAACTGATCTTAAACTGTTGTATGTTTTTGTCCTTTATCTGGCAGTAGGCTACTCATGGGAAAGTTAGTCCATTTTGTTATGGGTTGGACTAGGTCTTTCGATTTGAATATCGAGTTAAAGATCACAAGATTTCATAGTAACACAAAGACAAGATAACATCCCCAAGATTTCAGGTTTTATACTCTTATAAGTCTCAAGGTCTTACAATGCACTGAGTGTCAGTCTCTGGAATAGAGCGTCAATTTTACCATTCCAAAGAATATCAAAGCGTGTTACCTTTAAGTGTCCGTAGAACCACGTCTCTGTTGTCCATCCTTGCCCTGTAGAGGGTGACAGAGTCGTCCGGTTTGACGGGGAAGGAGAGGGGCAGCGGAGTGACCAGGTTGAAAGAGCCATGCTGTCTCTCTTTGGGCGTCTCCGGTACGGCAGACAACGTGGCAAGGGCGTCATGCCGGGTCGGAGTGCCCATAGGTAACTCCTCATGCTCCAGAGGGTTCAACTCAGGAGGAGCTGCAGGTAATGAGATGGGTATTGCACATATATCAaatcaagtactacttaagtcgtttttggggggtatctgtagtttactatttatattttttcaacttttcttttacttcactacattcctaaagaaaataaggtACTTtttaactccatacattttccccgaCACCCAAAAGTAACAGGAaagtggtccaattcacacactcaaCAGaaaatccctactgcctctgatctggtggactcactaaacacacatgcttggtttgtaaatgatgtctgagtgttggagtgtgcccactATGTGCCCtctatccgtaaataaataaaaataacaagaaaatggtgccgtctggtttgcttaatataaggattttatttatttatacttttacttttgatacctaagtatattttagcaattacatgtaCTTTCAATAGTTAAgtacagtatatttaaaaccaaagacTTTCAGACCTTTACTCaagcagtattttactgggtgtctttcacttttacttgagtcattttctattaaggtaagtAGATAAATACACCATATGCCAGTAGATGCATATATGGCAGGAGTTTGTCTAGTTTTGGAAAACATTTACTTTAAAAGTTTGAAATAAACCATATGGCATATTGCTTAAGCAATTGACCAAGTATGTGTTTTACACAGTTTGTAAATGCTTACTGCTGTACTGTAATTCTAGTACAGAGTTAGTTTTGGATATCTCAGACCTTGGAGCATtgtaacccactgggcacaaacttgTGCTTCAGTGTTTCAATGTAAGTTGTCAAAAGTACTGTGATGTGGAATCTGACTTGAAAATAAACTGGATTTGAAAAAagcaactgttgttttgaggaaagacatttcaaccacaggattatgtcatcattgtaaccaattttcaacatagacaaacctaaaatatgttgaatttgtacctttgaaacaatgtcagatcttcaacgttatatccactatcagaattttaaaaaacaatagaCTGGGCGGCAcgtcctactggagagttgatttACAACTATtaatttggtctcccatccagggatttAACCAAGCCCAGTTTTTATATTTGTCACAGTCTCCTATCAATGTGCTATTGTGAGAATGATTATTGAGAGACCTCTTTGTAACTAAATATATTCCCTGTTGCAattgaagtcattccaaagggtatgtttaacagagcaaatgaaatgtcatcaacagctattgtttcaattcaacccagggttCAACAAAACATAGACAATACATACAGGACTAAggtttcaagctttggttgaATTCAAATGTAACCTTTTAAGTTCATCATTAATATGTTGGATTCGCGTCTCTATCTCAACCTAAAAATCAATGTTAAAAATAGTGCATTTCAAGTTTGATTAGATTTAGTCATATTCTTTAactttggttgagatggagacccAACATATCAATCATTCATTGGTCGACAAActggatattgaattgtgtttggttgtcaacgcaaccaaatatcaatatTTGAAGGAGATCTTCTGCTtgaatagttccatctgtgccactgacttgaTCAGCCTTTAGTcacagtttgtctacaaattaacaattgatatgttggattcatgtctccgTCTCAaccaaaaatacaagttaaagaaTAGAATAGGAAAGTAAATCAAATTAAACTTTAAAtacactttaaataaagtttgatgtgATTTAGTTATATTCTTCAACTTTGATTCTTGGTTGAGTGGTAGACGTTAATGCAATATATCAACTATTAATTTGTAGAGAAGCTGGAGTTAAAgtcagactaagtcagtggcacaaaagatacatctccttcaaatgtggATATTTGGTTGTGTGGACAACCAAACTTTCGCAATACAGTGAATAGCCAATGAACTTGTCGACAAAGTTAACCAATTATATGTTGGATTTAGGTCTTCAACTAAACCAAAAAAGTTCAAGAATAGGATTAtgccagtggctcagatgaaCCTATCCAAGCATTAGATATCCTTTAAACGTTGATATTTGGCTGCACTGTCAACCAAACACAAgtcaatattacttttgtaaaacactaaatagcctaaagttaaggctatagtacaaactaatgtaacagtatttattcaaccctAAAATGAGTAAtgcatccatggccacattttgaggttagcCTCTTGTAACTACACGGAGTATACCACACGTTAGGAactccttcctaatattgagttagcATGCAAAggtcgcaggtctgtggagatctttaCAATTGCTATAATAATCTGTACAGAATCTCGAACAGCGTGTATCACTTGCactatgtacttttaatgtaaacTCAACCGCACAGTAATGACATATTAAATTGTTGTATAAttacaaaatatctgacattgtatttccaatggaatttggttgtgcttttagatggttgaaagcatagtgataacacattgggaattcaacaaacttctTGCTTTCTTTTTGAGTGAGTGAATAAAGGctgaaatctcattgatcaacttcccaaccaaatattaccctcatttccacattgaaatgatgtggttTGCCCAGTGGGAAGCTAGGCAGCAACAGCACAAGGTCTGGGGAGGATATCGGCTTCTATATGACAATTTGAAAAGGCTTAGAAAAAAAAATTCAGGGGAGGGTCCTCATCAGACAAACAACTCTCCCAACAAATCACTAGTTTAGGTAGGCAGGGATTAAAATGCAGGCGGGTACTGTGCTCATCTTTAGCTAGGGCAGTAACGCGACCGGTGACGCGCTTCCCCTTTCCGACTCGTCCTCTCTGTCCCAACTGACAACACAACTTGTAAAGATGTGTTAAGCTGGAGCATTGACACATTGCCATTTGTCTAGAGAGACTTGCACATAGTGGTAAGATACTTGTGCTGGCTCATCAGTCAAGCTCATTGGCATTACCTCGATGTGCACACCAACTTACCCTCAATGCCCTGTGTATTCCGTCTGGTActtttcctctgtgtgtgtctgctcgcCGTGCTGGTGCTGTGTGGTCGGGCTAGGGTTACTGTGGGTCGTCTGCGGTTTTCCTTTCCAGTGCAGTACCTCAGCAGGAGAACGATTAGCAGACTGACCAGGAAGCTTGCCAGGAGCAGGACGGGCACGATGATCACTTCCTGTTCATACACTGtgatctctgagagagagagagacagagacagagacagagagagagagagagagagacagagacagagagagagacagagagagagagagagagagactaaactctggtgcccaaacactaggtatgccctggagctgttgtcatagGACAGACTTGGGTCCCCCAGCCACATTATTATAATTAGGTAGCAGAGCAACACATCCAAACCCTACCTaatgtctacctggcccaccactccaccatgGACCTGAACAGCCttttacgaccaggtccacctctacaaggcagcaatccCAACTTTTGCCAGGACACTGAAGGACATCACCCTCAATCGCAAGCCacagcacctcacacaggagcaacagaacAACGGACACctcacccagaccagcgagaaaccctcccagacctgcaagaCTCCCTCCCGAAGAACTTGCACACAGAaaacccacgccaagaggacctacacccagaccacatCCTCACCAGCCACACCTCAACCAGCTGAGACCACCCCAAACAATCTCTGGCCACACCCTATATAGGCCCCGCCCATTTCGGACCTATGCTCACACTGACTCTAATGGTCCGGTCCTAAACCGGAAACAACATTACACCCTATTGAACATAAAGCTGAAaataaaacaaagaaacaaagaacagagaaaaatgtcctcatgtgtACTACCTATATACTCCCATTAGAAAACTCCTACTTTAACAATGACAGCTTCTCCGTCCTAAAGGGggactagtctgtggtgacctaaatgccagaactggacaagaacctgacacgctcagcacacagggggacaaacacctacctggagctGACAGTATTCCCTTCCaaatatgcccccctagacataACTCTGACAAAACAATGGGTCACACCTGCAGCCCTGTCGCACACTGGgtttgtacatagtcaatggtaggcttcgaggagacttctatggtaggtacacctacagctcatcccttggcagtTGTACCTTagattactttatcactgacctcaacccagagtctctcagagcattcacagtcagcccacttacacccctatcagatcagagcaaaatcacagtctacctgaacggagcaatactcaatcatgaggcatcaaagccaaaggaactgcacaatattaagaaatgctatagatggaatgAAAGTAGTGCAGAAACCTACCAAAAatcaattaggcaacaacacattcaatcccttttagacaacttcctggacaaaacagtTCACTGTAATAGTCAAGGTGTAAACCTGGCAGTAGAAAGCCTAAgcagtatatttgacctttcaGCTTCCCTATCGAATCTAAAAATGTCaggcagacaacctaagaaaattaacaacaatgacaaatgattTGATGaggaatgcaaaaacctaagaaagaaattgaaaaaccaatccaaccaaaaacatagagagccagaaaacctgagtctatggtgaatcactaaaacaatacagaaatacactacg encodes the following:
- the LOC109903656 gene encoding tyrosine-protein kinase STYK1-like, which gives rise to MSSYSDADNQCQPGNTICEITVYEQEVIIVPVLLLASFLVSLLIVLLLRYCTGKENRRRPTVTLARPHSTSTASRHTQRKSTRRNTQGIEAPPELNPLEHEELPMGTPTRHDALATLSAVPETPKERQHGSFNLVTPLPLSFPVKPDDSVTLYRARMDNRDVVLRTLKEKADDSERQSFLGFASFLSELGPHPFLPGLMGVVSLRTPLITVMEELVHRDLLGFLWRCRQDTGVESPCDITEQRIFTMGGQVASALAYLHGQSCIHGNVGARSVLVGLDLTAKLWGLGPAYCKKTQAGTPGELQNIEMRKWQAPEVLARRPVSQSSDVWSFGILLHEIVTLGDPPFPKVMAGDLLQYLQRGKTQKRPANCSNSLYSIIKSCGQFAPHERPTLAEVIQKLQSGEKSANNRTVLRVPEPLDIEKYLREAGYGEAYNYVVL